From Anaerolineae bacterium, a single genomic window includes:
- the prmC gene encoding peptide chain release factor N(5)-glutamine methyltransferase produces MSSSGNSPSIAEWLKWARERLAGAGVDSPALDAELLLAHALQRDRSWVLAHPEHIMTPSEQALAEQLVSRRQRREPLAYILGSQPFFGLDLLVTPAVLIPRPETEELVERAIQWLNQRAAGRRETLASLRVIDVGTGSGAIALALAYALPELHVIGVDDAAPALEVARTNARRLGLERRVHFAAGDLLLPFAGPFDLILANLPYIPSAELPTLMPEVSQYEPRRALDGGSDGLEPLRRLLTQACTKLAPDGALMAEIGSQQGTPALTAASALMPDCRARVEKDLAGLDRILIVERKGSAP; encoded by the coding sequence TTGAGCAGTTCGGGAAATTCTCCGAGCATCGCCGAATGGCTGAAATGGGCGCGGGAGAGGCTCGCCGGCGCCGGCGTGGACTCGCCAGCACTGGATGCCGAGCTTCTCCTGGCCCACGCGCTCCAGCGTGACCGGAGCTGGGTCCTGGCACATCCGGAACACATCATGACCCCATCAGAACAGGCACTGGCAGAACAATTGGTGAGCCGGCGTCAGCGCCGAGAGCCCCTGGCCTACATCCTGGGGTCCCAGCCCTTCTTCGGGCTGGACCTGCTGGTCACGCCGGCGGTGCTCATCCCCCGCCCGGAAACCGAGGAATTGGTCGAGCGCGCCATCCAGTGGCTGAATCAGCGCGCCGCCGGCCGGCGGGAAACCCTGGCGTCCCTGCGGGTCATAGATGTAGGCACCGGCAGTGGCGCCATCGCCCTCGCCCTGGCATACGCGCTCCCCGAACTGCATGTCATCGGTGTGGACGATGCCGCGCCGGCCCTGGAAGTCGCCCGCACGAACGCCCGCCGGCTGGGGCTGGAACGGCGCGTTCACTTCGCGGCCGGCGACCTGCTCCTGCCTTTTGCCGGCCCCTTTGACCTCATCCTGGCCAACCTGCCCTACATCCCCAGCGCCGAGCTTCCCACGCTGATGCCCGAGGTCAGCCAATACGAACCCCGGCGTGCCCTGGACGGGGGAAGCGATGGCCTGGAACCGCTCCGCCGGCTCCTGACCCAGGCATGCACCAAACTGGCCCCGGACGGCGCACTCATGGCGGAGATCGGCTCGCAACAGGGCACCCCGGCCCTGACCGCCGCCAGCGCGCTCA
- the prfA gene encoding peptide chain release factor 1: MLEKLARIEERYEELGRLMADPAVASDPDKLIAYAQERAELEEIVETFRAYKALREEIEKTRQLLREADDPELESLAREELEALEERERELDKQLKRLLLPKDPRDEKNVIVEIRAGAGGDEAGLFAADLFRMYSRYAEKHGWKVEVISRNETGIGGYKEIIFLIKGKGAYSRLKYESGVHRVQRVPVTESSGRIHTSTATVAVLPEVDEVEVDINPDDLRIEVFRSQGHGGQSVNTTDSAVRITHIPTGIVVSCQDERSQLQNKLRALSVLRARLYNMEMEKQRQAISEARREQVGTGERSEKIRTYNFPQNRVTDHRIGLTTYRLEDVLDGELDEFIEALIADDQATRLAQMEMAKVN; encoded by the coding sequence ATGCTGGAGAAACTGGCAAGAATTGAGGAACGATACGAGGAACTGGGCCGGCTGATGGCCGACCCGGCAGTCGCCTCCGACCCGGACAAGCTCATCGCCTACGCGCAGGAGCGCGCCGAACTGGAGGAGATCGTCGAGACCTTTCGCGCTTACAAAGCCCTGCGGGAAGAAATCGAGAAAACCCGCCAGCTTTTGCGCGAGGCGGACGACCCCGAGCTGGAGTCGCTGGCGCGCGAGGAACTGGAGGCGCTGGAAGAGCGCGAGCGTGAGCTGGACAAACAGTTGAAGCGGCTGTTACTGCCGAAGGACCCGCGCGATGAGAAAAACGTCATCGTGGAGATTCGCGCCGGCGCCGGCGGGGATGAGGCCGGCCTCTTCGCCGCCGACCTGTTCCGCATGTATTCCCGCTACGCCGAAAAGCATGGCTGGAAGGTGGAGGTCATCTCTCGCAACGAGACGGGCATCGGCGGTTACAAGGAGATCATCTTCCTCATCAAGGGCAAGGGAGCATATTCCCGCCTGAAGTATGAGAGCGGCGTGCACCGCGTCCAGCGCGTGCCCGTTACCGAGTCCAGCGGACGCATCCACACCTCCACCGCCACCGTCGCCGTCCTGCCCGAAGTGGATGAGGTGGAAGTGGACATCAACCCCGACGACCTGCGCATTGAGGTGTTCCGCTCCCAAGGACACGGCGGCCAGTCCGTCAACACCACTGATTCCGCCGTCCGCATCACCCATATCCCCACCGGTATTGTGGTGAGCTGTCAGGACGAACGCTCCCAGCTCCAGAACAAACTGCGCGCCCTTTCGGTCCTGCGCGCCCGTTTGTATAATATGGAAATGGAGAAACAGCGCCAGGCCATCTCCGAGGCGCGCCGCGAGCAGGTGGGAACAGGCGAACGAAGCGAGAAAATCCGCACCTACAACTTCCCACAGAACCGGGTGACCGACCACCGCATCGGCCTGACCACTTATCGGCTGGAAGATGTGCTGGACGGCGAGCTGGACGAGTTCATCGAGGCGTTGATTGCCGACGACCAGGCCACCCGCCTGGCACAGATGGAAATGGCCAAGGTGAATTGA